A stretch of Arthrobacter sunyaminii DNA encodes these proteins:
- a CDS encoding HNH endonuclease: MDAAGLEAAEVDPAEVDAAEVDAAESALRVQLIDHIRALEELKGSICAAQARAAAVFDESSRRSQSRAGVKRGQLGRGVAAQIALARRESPNKGARLLGLARILSTEMPHTLRALSRGAISEWRATILVRETACLRLVDRQKVDELVAGDQERLAQLGDRKLIAAIKSVSYGLDPHSVVNRAAKAASDRFVSCRPAPDTMAYVTALLPVAQGVGVMAALMRTADRARAAGDPRSKGQVMADTFVELLTGQERAEDLRVEVQLIMTDRTLLHGVLPPVVSRHSGTGDSDADHSGDSPRTVRGRPGGSAQSFVPDGAEPAVLTGYGIVPAQWARDLIRRDGSSAAPQRLRPSRRAPRTEVWLRRLYAAPDTGRLTAMDSRARLVPDGLARLIAARDQICRTPWCGAPIRHYDHIKPFREGGPTSAENIQGLCEACNQAKEAPGWTARCEEAPGAPGAPGALADNNGTGRHSVTITTPTGHIYRSTAPPLPGTTGAVS, encoded by the coding sequence GTGGACGCGGCCGGGCTGGAGGCCGCCGAAGTGGACCCCGCCGAAGTGGACGCGGCCGAAGTGGACGCGGCTGAATCCGCGCTCAGAGTGCAGCTGATCGATCACATCCGGGCGCTGGAGGAACTCAAGGGGAGTATCTGTGCTGCGCAGGCGCGTGCGGCCGCCGTTTTTGACGAATCGTCCAGGCGCAGCCAGTCTCGTGCGGGGGTGAAAAGGGGTCAACTTGGCCGGGGTGTAGCGGCGCAGATCGCGCTGGCCCGGCGCGAATCCCCGAACAAGGGCGCCCGGTTGCTTGGGCTGGCGCGAATCCTCAGCACGGAGATGCCGCATACCCTGCGTGCGTTGAGCCGCGGTGCCATCAGCGAATGGCGGGCCACCATTCTGGTGCGGGAGACCGCGTGCCTGAGACTGGTTGATCGGCAGAAGGTGGACGAGCTGGTCGCCGGGGACCAGGAGCGGCTGGCGCAGCTTGGAGACCGCAAACTGATTGCCGCGATCAAGTCCGTGTCCTACGGATTGGATCCGCACAGCGTGGTCAACCGTGCCGCAAAGGCTGCTTCGGATCGGTTTGTTTCATGCCGCCCGGCACCGGACACCATGGCGTACGTGACCGCGCTGCTGCCGGTAGCCCAGGGTGTGGGAGTGATGGCCGCGTTGATGCGCACGGCCGATCGGGCCCGTGCCGCCGGAGATCCCCGCTCAAAGGGTCAGGTTATGGCCGACACCTTCGTCGAACTGCTGACGGGCCAGGAACGGGCTGAGGATCTGCGGGTGGAAGTGCAGCTGATCATGACGGACAGGACTCTGCTGCATGGCGTCCTTCCGCCCGTCGTCTCCCGTCACAGTGGTACCGGAGACAGCGATGCCGATCATTCCGGTGATTCACCCAGGACAGTCCGTGGCCGGCCGGGTGGATCGGCTCAGTCCTTCGTTCCTGACGGTGCGGAACCTGCCGTGCTGACCGGGTACGGAATTGTCCCCGCACAGTGGGCGCGGGATCTGATCCGAAGGGACGGCAGCAGCGCAGCCCCGCAACGGCTCCGGCCTAGCCGAAGAGCACCACGCACGGAGGTGTGGCTTCGCCGGCTCTACGCGGCACCGGACACCGGCCGCCTCACTGCCATGGACTCCCGTGCCCGGCTGGTTCCGGACGGTTTGGCGCGGCTGATCGCTGCACGCGATCAGATCTGCCGGACGCCGTGGTGCGGGGCGCCGATCCGGCATTATGACCACATCAAACCCTTCCGCGAGGGAGGTCCCACCAGCGCAGAAAACATTCAGGGGCTATGCGAGGCCTGCAACCAGGCCAAAGAAGCACCAGGTTGGACAGCCCGGTGCGAAGAAGCGCCCGGAGCACCCGGAGCACCCGGAGCGCTCGCCGACAACAACGGGACGGGCCGGCACAGCGTCACAATCACCACGCCAACGGGCCACATTTACCGCTCCACCGCACCGCCGCTTCCAGGCACGACAGGTGCAGTGTCATGA
- the purH gene encoding bifunctional phosphoribosylaminoimidazolecarboxamide formyltransferase/IMP cyclohydrolase produces MSSQPLNRVPIRRALISVYDKTGLTELAQGLSAAGVAIVSTGSTAKQIAAAGVPVTEVSEVTGFAECLDGRVKTLHPRVHAGILADRRREDHVAQLEEMEIEPFDLVVVNLYPFVETVKSGASQDEVVEQIDIGGPSMVRAAAKNHPSVAVVVDPAKYSDVVTAAAEGGFDLDQRRRLAAEAFASTAAYDTAVAAWTAEQFGDGTEEGATWPAYTGLALERSEVLRYGENPHQAAALYADKSAQPGVAQADQLHGKAMSYNNYVDADAALRAAFDFDEPAVAVVKHANPCGVAVASGDAADPIADAHAKAHACDPVSAFGGVIAANRTVTAGMANTVKDIFTEVVIAPDFDAEAVEILSAKKNIRLLTLPDGYGRSAAEFRQVSGGMLIQKSDKMQAEGDSPENWTLVSGPAADDATLADLAFAWTAVRAAKSNAILLADNGASVGVGMGQVNRVDSCRLAVERANTLGGPGEERARGSVAASDAFFPFADGLQILIDAGVRAVVQPGGSIRDNEVIEAANAAGVTMYFTGARHFFH; encoded by the coding sequence GTGAGCTCTCAGCCGCTGAACCGTGTACCAATCCGCCGGGCCCTGATCTCGGTCTATGACAAGACCGGCTTGACGGAATTGGCTCAGGGCCTTTCCGCCGCCGGGGTGGCCATCGTGTCCACCGGTTCAACTGCCAAGCAGATTGCTGCTGCGGGCGTTCCCGTCACTGAAGTCTCCGAGGTCACCGGCTTTGCAGAATGCCTGGACGGGCGGGTCAAGACACTGCATCCCCGCGTCCACGCCGGCATCCTGGCTGACCGCCGCCGGGAGGACCACGTGGCGCAGCTCGAGGAAATGGAAATTGAACCCTTCGATCTGGTGGTGGTGAACCTCTACCCCTTCGTGGAGACCGTGAAGTCCGGCGCCAGCCAGGATGAGGTTGTGGAACAGATCGACATCGGAGGACCGTCCATGGTCCGTGCCGCCGCCAAAAACCACCCGTCCGTAGCCGTCGTCGTGGACCCGGCCAAGTACAGCGACGTGGTCACGGCGGCTGCCGAAGGCGGCTTTGACCTGGACCAGCGCCGCCGCCTTGCAGCGGAAGCCTTCGCCTCCACCGCCGCCTATGACACCGCCGTGGCGGCCTGGACTGCCGAGCAGTTTGGTGACGGAACCGAGGAAGGCGCCACCTGGCCCGCCTACACGGGTCTGGCACTGGAGCGGTCCGAGGTGCTGCGCTACGGCGAAAATCCGCACCAGGCCGCTGCCCTCTACGCGGACAAGAGTGCACAGCCGGGCGTGGCCCAGGCGGACCAGCTGCACGGCAAGGCCATGTCCTACAACAATTACGTCGACGCCGATGCCGCACTGCGCGCCGCGTTCGACTTTGACGAGCCAGCCGTCGCCGTCGTCAAGCATGCGAACCCTTGCGGCGTGGCAGTGGCCTCGGGGGACGCCGCCGACCCCATTGCCGATGCCCATGCCAAGGCACATGCCTGCGACCCGGTTTCGGCCTTCGGCGGCGTGATCGCGGCCAACCGCACCGTCACCGCCGGCATGGCCAACACGGTCAAGGACATCTTCACCGAGGTGGTTATCGCACCGGACTTCGACGCTGAAGCCGTGGAGATCCTCTCCGCCAAGAAGAACATCCGCCTGCTGACCCTGCCGGACGGTTACGGCCGCAGTGCTGCCGAATTCCGGCAGGTCTCCGGCGGCATGCTGATCCAGAAGTCGGACAAGATGCAGGCAGAAGGGGACAGCCCGGAGAACTGGACGCTGGTTTCAGGCCCGGCTGCCGATGATGCCACGCTGGCAGACCTTGCCTTTGCCTGGACTGCCGTGCGTGCCGCGAAGTCCAACGCCATCCTGCTGGCGGACAACGGTGCCTCAGTGGGAGTGGGCATGGGCCAGGTCAACCGGGTGGATTCCTGCCGGCTCGCCGTGGAGCGGGCCAACACCCTGGGCGGACCCGGGGAGGAGCGGGCCCGCGGTTCCGTGGCGGCCTCGGATGCGTTCTTCCCGTTCGCCGACGGCCTGCAGATCCTGATTGACGCCGGCGTCCGCGCCGTGGTCCAGCCCGGCGGATCCATCCGCGACAACGAGGTCATCGAAGCAGCAAACGCTGCCGGCGTCACCATGTACTTCACCGGGGCACGCCACTTCTTCCATTAA
- a CDS encoding NADP-dependent isocitrate dehydrogenase, with amino-acid sequence MAEKIKVVGSVVELDGDEMTRIIWQFIKDRLINPYLDVDLKYYDLSIQNRDATDDQVTIDAANAIKEHGVGVKCATITPDEARVEEFGLKKMWVSPNGTIRNILGGVVFREPIIISNIPRLVPGWNKPIIIGRHAHGDQYKATNFKVPGAGTLTLTYTPADGSEEIKQQVVTYNEDGGVAMGMYNFNDSIKDFARASFAYGLQRNYPVYLSTKNTILKAYDGQFKDLFQEVFDAEFKDQFEAAGLTYEHRLIDDMVASAMKWEGGYVWACKNYDGDVQSDTVAQGFGSLGLMTSVLMTPDGKTVEAEAAHGTVTRHYRQHQQGKPTSTNPIASIFAWTRGLMHRGKLDNTPEVINFAETLEDVVIKTVESGKMTKDLAALVGPDQAYLTTEEFLAELDANLKTRLG; translated from the coding sequence GTGGCTGAGAAAATCAAGGTTGTGGGTTCTGTAGTAGAACTCGACGGCGACGAGATGACCCGCATCATCTGGCAGTTCATCAAGGATCGCCTGATCAACCCGTACCTGGACGTAGACCTGAAGTACTACGACCTCTCCATTCAGAACCGCGATGCAACCGATGACCAGGTCACCATTGACGCTGCCAACGCCATCAAGGAACACGGCGTAGGCGTCAAGTGCGCCACCATCACCCCCGACGAAGCACGCGTCGAGGAATTCGGCCTGAAGAAGATGTGGGTCTCCCCGAACGGAACCATCCGCAACATCCTGGGCGGCGTGGTCTTCCGCGAACCGATCATCATCTCCAACATCCCGCGCCTGGTCCCGGGCTGGAACAAGCCGATCATCATCGGCCGCCACGCCCACGGCGACCAGTACAAGGCCACGAACTTCAAGGTTCCCGGTGCCGGTACCCTGACGCTGACCTACACGCCGGCCGACGGCAGCGAAGAAATCAAGCAGCAGGTTGTTACGTACAACGAAGATGGCGGCGTCGCCATGGGTATGTACAACTTCAACGATTCCATCAAGGACTTCGCCCGCGCTTCCTTCGCCTACGGCCTGCAGCGCAACTACCCGGTGTACCTCTCCACGAAGAACACCATCCTGAAGGCCTACGACGGCCAGTTCAAGGACCTGTTCCAGGAAGTCTTCGACGCCGAGTTCAAGGACCAGTTCGAAGCAGCCGGCCTCACCTACGAGCACCGCCTGATCGATGACATGGTTGCCTCCGCGATGAAGTGGGAAGGCGGCTACGTCTGGGCCTGCAAGAACTACGACGGCGACGTCCAGTCCGACACCGTTGCACAGGGCTTCGGCTCGCTGGGCCTGATGACCTCCGTGCTGATGACCCCGGACGGCAAGACCGTTGAGGCCGAAGCTGCACACGGCACGGTGACCCGTCACTACCGCCAGCACCAGCAGGGCAAGCCCACCTCCACGAACCCGATCGCCTCGATCTTCGCGTGGACCCGTGGCCTGATGCACCGCGGCAAGCTGGATAACACCCCCGAGGTCATCAACTTCGCCGAGACCCTTGAAGACGTTGTCATCAAGACGGTCGAGTCCGGCAAGATGACCAAGGACCTGGCTGCACTGGTTGGCCCGGACCAGGCATACCTGACCACCGAGGAATTCCTCGCTGAGCTGGATGCCAACCTGAAGACCCGCCTGGGCTAA
- a CDS encoding Hsp20/alpha crystallin family protein, whose translation MAMKFDPFRELDRMAGALLDPRQRLRLMPIDLYREGDHYILNADLPGIDPGSVDVDVDGQLLTIRAERTIQASDTVTWLTRERESGTFLRQLNLGQGIDIDGISAKYENGVLSVLIPVSERAKPRKIEVSSSYKDENTISGQSSSESVTSSTSSSSGSVGSGSSGGSMGSGSSGSGSSGDQGSGI comes from the coding sequence ATGGCCATGAAGTTCGATCCGTTCCGCGAGCTTGACCGGATGGCAGGAGCCCTGCTGGATCCCCGGCAGCGGCTGCGGCTGATGCCCATCGATCTTTACCGCGAGGGCGACCACTACATCCTGAATGCCGATCTTCCGGGCATCGATCCGGGCTCGGTTGACGTGGATGTGGACGGCCAGCTGCTGACCATCCGGGCAGAGCGCACCATCCAGGCTTCCGACACCGTCACCTGGCTGACCCGGGAACGGGAATCCGGCACCTTCCTGCGCCAGCTCAACCTTGGGCAGGGAATCGATATTGACGGCATCTCCGCCAAGTACGAGAACGGTGTGCTCAGCGTCCTGATTCCGGTCAGCGAGCGGGCCAAACCGCGCAAGATTGAGGTGTCCTCCTCCTACAAGGACGAGAACACTATCAGCGGCCAGTCCAGCTCCGAGTCGGTGACCTCGTCAACCTCGAGCAGCTCCGGGTCCGTGGGCTCGGGATCGTCCGGCGGCTCCATGGGCTCCGGTTCCTCCGGCTCCGGCTCCTCGGGCGACCAGGGCTCCGGCATTTAG
- a CDS encoding glutamate--cysteine ligase: MGAEVNNKTYSREQRTRYRQRLLENLDRFAGYLSTASFADTASIGLELELNLTNQDFSPALRNAAVLEQIADPAFQTEIGAFNIEMNHPALAVGGSGLRELEDSLRMQLNRADARAAEVKTEILMTGILPTLRPNLLENKEWLSAGKRYAALNTSVLQARGEDVHIDLRGEESLAFYAKNIAPEAACTSVQLHLEVSPEDFAPAWNAAQIIAAPQIALAANSPIFMEHILWHETRVELFKQAIDTRPPEMRNQGVRPRVWFGERWITSIFDLFEENVRYFPALLPELSRSSGGSTPAGAPLLPELRLHNGTVYRWNRPIYDPGEHTPNLRLENRVLPAGPTVLDVVANAAFFYGMVQHLRTAERPLWTRLAFKSAADNFLSCARNGLEATVYWPGIGEIPVAELVIRHLVPQAALGLRELGVDQELIERYLDVIRERARTEQNGASWQISYLRRLESEGMERRAALAELTRKYWENMHSNAPVHEWPVD, from the coding sequence ATGGGCGCCGAAGTCAACAATAAAACGTACAGCAGGGAGCAGCGGACGAGGTACCGCCAGCGGCTCCTTGAAAACCTCGACCGATTTGCCGGATACCTCTCAACGGCGTCATTCGCTGATACCGCCAGCATCGGTCTCGAGCTGGAGTTGAACCTGACAAACCAGGATTTCTCCCCCGCGCTGCGCAATGCAGCCGTGCTGGAGCAGATTGCCGATCCCGCATTCCAGACCGAAATCGGCGCCTTCAACATCGAAATGAACCATCCGGCGCTGGCCGTTGGCGGTTCCGGCCTGAGGGAGCTTGAGGACAGCCTGCGGATGCAGCTCAACCGGGCTGATGCCAGGGCGGCGGAGGTCAAAACCGAAATCCTCATGACCGGCATTCTGCCGACGCTGCGCCCCAATCTGCTGGAGAACAAGGAATGGCTAAGCGCCGGCAAGCGCTACGCCGCGCTGAACACTTCGGTGCTTCAGGCCCGCGGTGAAGACGTGCATATTGATCTCCGCGGGGAGGAATCGCTGGCCTTCTACGCCAAGAACATTGCTCCTGAAGCAGCGTGCACCTCGGTGCAGCTGCATCTGGAAGTGAGCCCGGAGGACTTCGCCCCCGCTTGGAACGCCGCCCAGATCATTGCTGCACCGCAAATTGCCCTTGCGGCCAACTCCCCCATCTTTATGGAACACATCCTGTGGCATGAGACCCGCGTGGAACTCTTCAAGCAGGCCATCGATACCCGCCCGCCGGAGATGCGCAATCAGGGCGTCCGCCCCCGGGTTTGGTTTGGGGAACGGTGGATCACCTCAATCTTTGATCTCTTCGAAGAGAACGTGCGGTATTTTCCCGCACTGCTTCCGGAACTCTCACGCAGCAGCGGAGGTTCCACCCCGGCCGGCGCGCCGCTTCTCCCGGAGCTTCGCCTGCACAACGGCACGGTCTACAGGTGGAACCGGCCGATTTATGACCCCGGCGAGCACACGCCCAATCTCCGCTTGGAAAACCGGGTCCTCCCCGCCGGTCCCACGGTCCTTGATGTGGTGGCCAACGCCGCCTTCTTTTACGGCATGGTCCAGCATCTGCGCACGGCCGAACGGCCGTTGTGGACCAGGCTCGCCTTCAAGAGCGCCGCAGACAACTTTTTGTCCTGCGCCCGCAATGGTTTGGAAGCAACGGTCTATTGGCCCGGCATCGGCGAAATTCCCGTCGCTGAACTGGTCATCAGGCATCTGGTTCCTCAGGCTGCCCTGGGACTCCGCGAACTGGGGGTGGATCAGGAGCTGATCGAGCGCTATCTGGATGTTATCCGCGAACGCGCCCGCACCGAGCAGAACGGGGCCTCGTGGCAGATCTCGTACCTGCGCCGGCTGGAGAGCGAGGGCATGGAACGCAGGGCCGCGCTGGCTGAGCTCACCCGGAAATACTGGGAAAACATGCATTCCAATGCTCCTGTCCACGAATGGCCGGTCGATTAA
- a CDS encoding phage holin family protein has translation MSTEIPEPPPTKAETTSLGDLLGQVTADMSTLMRQEVELAKVELKQSATKAGKGAGMFAGAALAGYFVLLFLSITLWQALGDLIGLGWSALVVAVIWAIVAAILAMRGRTEMRKIKGMPQTSETLQEIPGTLKPNEDAR, from the coding sequence ATGAGTACCGAAATCCCCGAACCGCCCCCCACCAAAGCCGAAACCACCTCCCTGGGTGACCTCCTTGGCCAAGTGACCGCTGATATGTCGACCCTCATGCGCCAGGAAGTTGAGCTGGCCAAGGTTGAACTGAAGCAGTCAGCCACCAAGGCAGGAAAGGGAGCAGGCATGTTCGCCGGCGCCGCACTTGCCGGATATTTCGTCCTGCTGTTTCTGTCCATCACCCTCTGGCAGGCGCTCGGCGACCTGATCGGCCTTGGCTGGTCGGCGCTCGTCGTTGCCGTGATCTGGGCAATCGTCGCAGCCATTCTGGCCATGCGCGGCCGCACGGAAATGCGGAAGATCAAAGGCATGCCGCAGACCTCGGAGACGCTGCAGGAAATTCCCGGAACCCTGAAACCGAATGAGGACGCACGATGA